One region of Ruficoccus amylovorans genomic DNA includes:
- a CDS encoding tyrosine-type recombinase/integrase, translating to MALGKQSKTLSSKQIDAISTYLRNGRNGIRNNAIFLLSAKAGLRAKEIANLRWSMVVDSDGRLTHTISLTDSAAKGSSGRTIPMNKTVYTALDELLHIEQPIDGFTIQASYVVRSERSDRTSPQVIVNMFQRWYRELGFIGCSSHSGRRTFITNAARKISLVGGSIRDVQAIAGHKHLQTTQRYIECDSESQRKVVDLV from the coding sequence ATGGCCCTTGGTAAGCAATCAAAGACACTTTCAAGCAAGCAGATCGATGCGATAAGTACCTACCTGCGGAACGGCAGAAATGGGATACGAAACAATGCGATCTTCCTTCTCTCGGCCAAAGCCGGACTCCGTGCCAAAGAGATAGCCAATTTAAGATGGTCAATGGTCGTAGACTCTGATGGCCGCCTAACCCATACCATCAGCCTCACCGATAGCGCAGCCAAAGGTAGCTCTGGACGGACTATCCCCATGAATAAGACCGTCTATACTGCCCTAGATGAGCTACTCCACATCGAACAGCCTATAGATGGCTTTACGATACAGGCTTCATACGTCGTACGGTCTGAACGTTCGGACAGAACAAGCCCGCAGGTCATCGTCAATATGTTCCAACGCTGGTATCGAGAGCTTGGCTTCATTGGCTGTTCCTCTCATTCTGGGAGACGAACCTTTATCACCAACGCTGCACGAAAAATAAGCCTAGTTGGGGGCTCTATACGTGATGTACAGGCCATCGCTGGGCATAAGCACCTCCAAACCACCCAAC